The genome window ACACCGGTGCAGGTGGCGGTGTCGGTGGCTTTGCTGTCCAAATTGCGGCCAACCGAGGTGCTCATGTCGTCGGGGTCGCGTCGGGAAAGCATGAAAATCGTGTGCGGTCCTTGGGCGCTCACGATTTTATTGATTATCGGACTACCGACGTCGGTGATCGGGTGAAGGAGATCACGAACGGGAGGGGCGTTGATGCCGTTCTTGATGTAGTGGGGTCTGAGTCAGCGACTGAAAAGCTTCAATTGCTGGCGTTTGGTGGTCGGATTGCGACGACGGCGGGTGACCCTGATTTCAGCACAGTGAACTCGCTCGATACCGGGCTGTCATGGTTTGGACTGGCCACCGGGCTGGCTTACTTACATGGAACCGACAGTGATGTTGAGGAGCTGGGGCTGATGTTGGAAGAGCTCTTTGCCCTGGTTCGCGACGGCGATGTTGATCCGATGGTGACCTCAACGATTGGTCTCGAAGAGGTGCCGCATAGGCTCGCGGAGATGGCTGCAGGCAAATCGGGAGGGAAAACTGTCGCCGTGCTCTAACGGTGCCCTGATCTTAGGATGCATAGCATTTCGGCAAATCCCTCGATGCTGTTTTCTTTAGTGCATCCTTCTTTAATACATCATGGGCCATTGGGGGTACCGAAGAAAAATTTTTATTGCTTCACTATGACGAAAAGTGATCCCTCTTATTCCACGCTTCTTTAGTTAGAAGGGGCCGGATTAAGGATTTCTATTTTCGGTTGAATAGTCGATCTACTGCTTTTCGGTTTGAACTGCTTAGCTCTAAGTTATAGCCGGTCATGCTTGATGGTGTACCATCGGCGGACGGTACAACGCAGTCTCTTAATCACGTCGGCTCTTGAGTCTGACGTGTGGAGCAAACGGCTCATCCTTATCTTTTCTCCTGCCTGATAAGAAAGTGTGACTCAGTGAAAAGCGCACAGCTCATTGTCCAAACCCTTCGAGCACAAGGTGTCCGGTATATTTTCGGGGTTCCCGGAGCCAAAATCGATGAAGTGTACGACGCTCTTGTCGACGCGGACGATATTGAGGTCATTGTATGTCGTCATGAGCAAAATGCCACGTTTATGGCCCAGGCTATCGGCCGATTAACCGGGAAACCGGGGGTTGTTTTGGTTACCTCGGGGCCGGGGACGACGAACCTGGCAACCGGGCTTGTTACGGCAAATACTGAGCAGGATCCCGTCGTTGCAATTGCGGGCACCGTAGGGTTGCCAGACAGGCTGAAGAGAACGCACCAGTCTCTCGATGCTGTGAACTTTTTAGCACCGATCACCAAATTCACTGCTGAATCGACGTGTGTCGATGACGTTTCGGAACTGATCACCAACGCATTCCGTGAAGCCCAGCAAGAGCCGCGCGGTGCCGCCGCCGTCATGGTCCCGGCGGACGTCGCTGGGTCTGAAACATCTGCCCCTCTTCTTGAGTTTCCTGACCCGGCGCCTCTGGGGCCGGCATCGCAGGCGCTCGTCGATAAGGCTAAAGAACGCATTGAAAACGCTAAATTGCCCGTTCTGCTCGTGGGAATGCGAGGGGCAGGGGAGAGTGCGGTCCGCGAACTCCGCCAATTAGTGAAGACCACGAATCTTCCTGTTGTTGAAACCTTCCAAGGAGCAGGCGTTATTTCTCGTGAATTAGAGAATAACTTCCTTGGGCGTGTTGGTTTGTTTAAAAACCAACCTGGTGATGTTCTGCTCAATAAGGCAGACTTAATTATTTCTGTTGGTTATGATTCGGTGGAATATGATCCGCGTGTGTGGAATTTCAATGGCCAGCACGACATTATCCATATCGATTCCATTCAGGCCGACGTCGATACTCACTACCGGCCAACCTTAGAACTCGTCGGCGATATTTCGGGCACACTTCATGAGCTAAATAGTGTGATGGATCCGATTGACGTTGAAGAGACTGAGCGCTCATTTATTGATCGACGGCTTGAAGCCTTGGCTCGTACTCAGCGTCAGGGTGCAGAGCAGGCGACGAGTGATTCGGGTGTTAATCCTGCTCGGCTGGTGCTTACACTCCGGGAGCTTATTACCGACGACAAAACAACGGTGGCGGCGGATATCGGGACGCATTCCATTTATCTCGCGCGGTATTTCCGCACGTATGAGCCCCGGACGTTGCTGTTTTCTAATGGCCAGCAGACCCTCGGCGTTGCGTTGCCGTGGGCAATCGCAGCGGCTTTAGTTAACCGGGATCACCCAGTTGTATCTGTGTCCGG of Corynebacterium kroppenstedtii DSM 44385 contains these proteins:
- a CDS encoding zinc-binding dehydrogenase is translated as MTSSDTVLNTGAGGGVGGFAVQIAANRGAHVVGVASGKHENRVRSLGAHDFIDYRTTDVGDRVKEITNGRGVDAVLDVVGSESATEKLQLLAFGGRIATTAGDPDFSTVNSLDTGLSWFGLATGLAYLHGTDSDVEELGLMLEELFALVRDGDVDPMVTSTIGLEEVPHRLAEMAAGKSGGKTVAVL
- the alsS gene encoding acetolactate synthase AlsS, with protein sequence MKSAQLIVQTLRAQGVRYIFGVPGAKIDEVYDALVDADDIEVIVCRHEQNATFMAQAIGRLTGKPGVVLVTSGPGTTNLATGLVTANTEQDPVVAIAGTVGLPDRLKRTHQSLDAVNFLAPITKFTAESTCVDDVSELITNAFREAQQEPRGAAAVMVPADVAGSETSAPLLEFPDPAPLGPASQALVDKAKERIENAKLPVLLVGMRGAGESAVRELRQLVKTTNLPVVETFQGAGVISRELENNFLGRVGLFKNQPGDVLLNKADLIISVGYDSVEYDPRVWNFNGQHDIIHIDSIQADVDTHYRPTLELVGDISGTLHELNSVMDPIDVEETERSFIDRRLEALARTQRQGAEQATSDSGVNPARLVLTLRELITDDKTTVAADIGTHSIYLARYFRTYEPRTLLFSNGQQTLGVALPWAIAAALVNRDHPVVSVSGDGGFLYSAQELETATRLGLHLVHVIMRDNSYDMVKFQQENKFGRPSAVELGDYDAVKYAEAFGAKGYRVHMLEDFSTAFSQAMDDDGVSIVDVSVDYTDSVSLAQHLDFSVLN